GCATCGACGCCGCCTGCGCCTTCGGCTTTCCCTGGAACCGCCCCGAGACGGCCCGCCTCTGCAACGACTACTGCCTCGACGCCGCGCGGCGCCATCCCGGGCGCATCTTCCCCCTGGCCTGCGTCAACCCGCTGCTCGGGAGCCAGGCCGTGGGGGAAGCCGAGCGATGCCTGGCGGCCGGCGCCCGGGGTCTCGGGGAGATCGCCACCTACGGCGCGGGGCTCGGGCTCCGGGTGCGCGAAGCCCTGGCGCCGCTGGCGGAGCTCTGCCGCGAGGCGGGCGTGCCGCTCCTGCTCCACACCAACGAGCCCGTGGGGCACGACTACCCCGGCAAGAGCCGCATGGACCCTTCGGAGGTCTACGCCCTCGTAGCGGCGCACCCCGAGACCTCGTGGATCCTGGCCCACTGGGGGGGCGGCCTCTTCGTCTACCACCTCCTGCGCAAGGACGCCGACGAGGTGCTTCGCAACGTCCATTACGACACCGCGGCGGCGCCCTATCTCTACAAGCCCCAGGTCTACCGGCGCTTCATCGACCTGGCAGGGGCACAGCGGCTCCTCTTCGGCAGCGATCACCCCCTGCTGGGGCTGGCCCGGTACCGGGCCGACATGGAGACCGCGGGGCTCACCCCCGCCGAGACCGCTGCCGTGCTGGGGGGCAACCTGGCCCGCCTCCTGGGCCTGGAAGGCGACGCATGAGGCCCCGCCCGGCCCTGGCCGCGCGCGCGGCCTGCCTTGCCGTTGCCGCCTGGGTCCTCCTCGGTGCCGCCGCGCCACGGGCCGCGGCCTTCGATCTGGGGGCCCTTCTCGATTCGGTGGTGGAGACGTACGGGGGCACACGCGCCGCAGCCCGGATGCAGGCCTACCGGGTGACGGCCGAGGTGGATGCCCGCCGGCAGGGGGGCGCCGCCGGCAGGGTCACCCGCGACTTCCAGGCCCCGGACCGGCTTCGGGTGGAGATCGCCTACCCCCAGGCCACGGAGGTGCGCATCCTTAACGGCGGCCGGGGGTG
The sequence above is a segment of the Thermodesulfobacteriota bacterium genome. Coding sequences within it:
- a CDS encoding amidohydrolase family protein codes for the protein MILDCHTHLCPPEIRADRGGYFAGEDDFRLLYQDPRARLVGATQLVAYLDANGIDAACAFGFPWNRPETARLCNDYCLDAARRHPGRIFPLACVNPLLGSQAVGEAERCLAAGARGLGEIATYGAGLGLRVREALAPLAELCREAGVPLLLHTNEPVGHDYPGKSRMDPSEVYALVAAHPETSWILAHWGGGLFVYHLLRKDADEVLRNVHYDTAAAPYLYKPQVYRRFIDLAGAQRLLFGSDHPLLGLARYRADMETAGLTPAETAAVLGGNLARLLGLEGDA